The DNA region AAGTCGACCGCCTTCATGCGGCGGGCGGTTTCCTCAAGGCCGAGCTCCTCGCGCAGATACAGGCGGGCGGCGTCCAGCTCCACGGTCACCGTGCCGGTGCGGTTCCAACCGGTCGTGTTCATGACGACCAGCGGCAGCGGATCCTTGCCGTACCCGGCGAAGATCGACGTGTTCACCGCCTCGGCGACGGCCCGCTTGCTGTCGTCGATGATCGCCTCGGCAACGTGGCGGCTTTTGGCGAAGCGGGTGACCATCTCGCGGTGCACCTCGTCCACGCTGCAGCCGCAGATGCTGTCATGCGGATGGTTTTGCATCAGCGTTTTCCAAGCATAGGTGAACAGATGATGCGGGTAGTTTTTGCCCAGCATCTTCGCCACCGCAGCGAGCGGCTCGGCGACTTTTTCCAGCAAGGTCTGGCCTTCCTGGTTCATCTGCTTCAAATACACGCGCGAAGAAGCGGTGTTAACCAGCGTACCCCAGCCATCGGTGCGCTGACTGCGCAGCTCGCCTTTGACGGTGGACAGCTCGCGGCCGCCCAGCGCCCCCTCCAGCGCCTGCAGGTAGTCCGGCAGGGTCGAATGCACGAACTTCGTGTCCGGGTACAGCTTCTCGGCCGTGCGGATCGCCTCCGGCAAATCAAGCTGCAGCGGCTGGTGGTCGCAGCCGTTCATGAACAGCAGTTCATCCGTCGCCGCGTATTTTTCCGCGTCCGCCAGCTTGCGGTCCCAGAACGCCTTCGCTTCCGCTTCGTCCACCGGCACCTCGTTGCCGTTGGAGTACCAGTTGGCGAACAAAATGCCCAGCACTTTCGAGCCGTCCGGCCCTTCCCAAATCAGCTCGGAGAAGGAGGACTCATACCCGCCGTCGGAAACGGTGTTGTTGAAGCCGGTCGGCTTCACGCCGCGGCCGAAAAAGGCGTTGTCGATGCCGGATTGCCGCATCAGCTGCGGCGTTTGGCCGACGAGCCCGAACGTGTCGGGGAAATAGCCGATTTTCGCCGGTGCGCCGTATTTTTTCGCGTCCTGATGGCCGATCTGCATGTTGCGGATATTCGCTTCCCCGCTCGTCAAAAAAGCGTCCTGCAAAATGTACCACGGCCCGATCAAAATGCGCCCTTTGCGGATATACTTCTCCAGCCGCTCCTTGTTTTCGGGGCGTACCTGCAGGTAATCCTCCAAAATAATCGTTTGCCCGTCGAGGTAAAAGCTTTTAAACGCCGTATCGCCGTCCAGCTTGTCGAGCAGCGCGTCCACCAGCTGAACGAGCCGGACATGGTGCTTCTCGTAAGGCAGATACCATTCCCGGTCCCAGTGCGTATGGGAAATGATATGCGCCGTTCTTTTCTTCTTCATTCCGTTACCCCCTCATTAAAATAGCGGAAAATTATGGTCTTATTTTCGAATTTGAGCTTGATTTATCACCATTAGCGGAATTTTTTGTTCTTATTTTCCAACGAACGGCTCAAAATGCGGCCATAGCCCTGCGATTCGAAAAAATAGCGACCTAAAATTCCTCTATTGCACTCTAGTGGGTGATGTTTCCATATTAGCGACATTTTTTCCCTTTATTTGTTTAACAGACTAACATTTGCAGTTATTCGGCGGTTCGGTACGTTCAAGCTTCCGTTTCTAAAGGATATTCTTCCATGTAACTCAGCAGTTCGTCCACGGTTGTGAACGCCAGGCCGGTCACTGTGTCGGCGCAGCCGTAGTAAATGGCGATCCGGCCGGTTTCGGCGTCGGTCAAAGCCGCGCACGGGAAAGTGACGTTCGGCACGTCGCCCACGCATTCGTACAGCGTTTCCGGGCCGAGGATGTAGTTGCGCGAGCGCGCTTTAACGATCCAGGGCTTGTCGATGTCCAGCAGGGCGCAGCCCATGCGGTAAACGAATCCGTTGCACGTATTGATAACGCCGTGATAAATGAGCAGCCAGCCTTCGTCGGTTTCGATCGGAACCGGCCCCGGGCCGATTTTTTTGGACTGCCATGCGGACGCGTCGCCGTTAATCGTCCCCATCACATAGCGGTGTTTGCCCCAGAACGTGAGGTCCGGGCTTTCGCTGTAAAAAATATCGCCGAACGGCGTGTGCCCGGTATCGCTCGGGCGGCTGAGCATGGCGTAACGTTCGCCGATCTTGCGCGGGAACAGCACGCCGTTGCGGTTATACGGCAAAAAGGCGTTTTCCAGCTGGTGGAACGTTTTGAAATCGGTCGTATACGCGATGCCGATTGTCGGGCCGTGGTAGCCGTTGCACCAGGTGATGTAATAGCGGTCGCCGATTTTGCAGACGCGCGGATCGTAGCGGTATTCCCGCTTGGTCACTTCCTCGTCCCCTTCGAACTGAATCGGATCGTGGTTGATTTTCCAGTTGATCCCGTCGTCGCTGAATCCGGCAAAAATGTCCATGCTCACCGAACGGGAATCGCAGCGGAACACGCCGGCAAATCCGCCTTCAAAAGGCACAACGGCCGAGTTGAACACGCTGTTGGAACTCGGGATCGCGTGGCGTTCGATAATCGGGTTCTGCGAGTAACGCCAAACCGGGGCGTTCAGGCCGGCCGGTTTGTCTTGCCAAGGGATGTTTTTCAGCGCTTCGCCAATAATTTTGCTCATCGTCGTCATGTCTCCTTCTTGTATAAAAGGTTATTTATCAGATATGATGCCAGTTCCGGTCTGATCGAGTCCGATCGAGTCCGGTCCGCCGGCTTGCGTCTCATCCTAACGGGCCCCAGCGCCGGGTTTTCGGCACTAGCGTTGCATTAATTTTTGCTCAGATTTCCTTAAAAGCTTAGGCTTTCGAATCGATACTGTCGCCCGCCGGAAATCTAACGGTTGTAGCAGCGGCTATTTTCCAAAAAAAACCTTTTCTAAATTCTAACGGTTGTGAGTGCCGTTATTTGCCTGAATCTAAGCAAAAATAGCCCGATTTAA from Paenibacillus macerans includes:
- a CDS encoding glycoside hydrolase family 130 protein, which codes for MSKIIGEALKNIPWQDKPAGLNAPVWRYSQNPIIERHAIPSSNSVFNSAVVPFEGGFAGVFRCDSRSVSMDIFAGFSDDGINWKINHDPIQFEGDEEVTKREYRYDPRVCKIGDRYYITWCNGYHGPTIGIAYTTDFKTFHQLENAFLPYNRNGVLFPRKIGERYAMLSRPSDTGHTPFGDIFYSESPDLTFWGKHRYVMGTINGDASAWQSKKIGPGPVPIETDEGWLLIYHGVINTCNGFVYRMGCALLDIDKPWIVKARSRNYILGPETLYECVGDVPNVTFPCAALTDAETGRIAIYYGCADTVTGLAFTTVDELLSYMEEYPLETEA